In one Streptomyces sp. T12 genomic region, the following are encoded:
- the chvE gene encoding multiple monosaccharide ABC transporter substrate-binding protein, protein MRTRRAALAAIAGAASLALTLSACGQSGEGGSKDDGGDAKGGTIGISMPTKSSERWIADGKNVVADLESKGYKTTLVYGEDDPDQQVSQIENLITQGVKALIVAAIDNKSMNNVLQQAADANIPVISYDRLILGTKNVDYYASFDNEKVGELQGNYIVEKLGLKDGSKKGPFNIELFAGSNDDNNTRYFFGGAMKVLQPYIDKKQLVVKSGQTQLTQVTTLRWDGGTAQKRMDDILTSKYRSGRVDAVLSPYDGISIGILSALKSDDYGSKNKPLPIVTGQDAEVASVKSIIADEQSMTVYKDTRELAKVASNMVDAALNGKKPEVNDTKTYDNGSKVVPAYLLTPVSVDKTNYKEAVVDSGYIKESDLK, encoded by the coding sequence ATGCGCACTCGCAGAGCCGCACTCGCCGCCATAGCCGGAGCCGCCTCCCTCGCCCTCACCCTGTCCGCCTGTGGCCAGAGCGGTGAGGGCGGCAGCAAGGACGACGGCGGGGACGCCAAGGGCGGGACCATCGGCATCTCGATGCCGACCAAGTCCTCCGAGCGCTGGATCGCCGACGGCAAGAACGTCGTCGCGGACCTGGAGTCCAAGGGCTACAAGACCACGCTGGTCTACGGCGAGGACGACCCGGACCAGCAGGTCTCGCAGATCGAGAACCTGATCACGCAGGGCGTGAAGGCGCTGATCGTCGCGGCCATCGACAACAAGTCGATGAACAACGTGCTCCAGCAGGCCGCCGACGCCAACATCCCGGTGATCTCCTACGACCGCCTCATCCTCGGCACCAAGAACGTCGACTACTACGCGTCGTTCGACAACGAGAAGGTCGGCGAGCTCCAGGGCAACTACATCGTCGAGAAGCTCGGCCTGAAGGACGGCTCCAAGAAGGGCCCGTTCAACATCGAGCTGTTCGCCGGCTCCAACGACGACAACAACACGCGCTACTTCTTCGGCGGCGCGATGAAGGTCCTGCAGCCCTACATCGACAAGAAGCAGCTCGTCGTCAAGTCCGGCCAGACCCAGCTGACCCAGGTCACCACCCTGCGCTGGGACGGCGGCACCGCCCAGAAGCGCATGGACGACATCCTGACCTCGAAGTACCGGTCGGGCAGGGTCGACGCGGTCCTCTCGCCGTACGACGGCATCTCCATCGGCATCCTCTCGGCGCTGAAGTCCGACGACTACGGCTCCAAGAACAAGCCGCTGCCGATCGTCACCGGTCAGGACGCCGAGGTCGCCTCGGTGAAGTCGATCATCGCCGACGAGCAGTCGATGACCGTGTACAAGGACACCCGCGAACTCGCCAAGGTGGCCTCGAACATGGTCGACGCCGCGCTCAACGGCAAGAAGCCCGAGGTCAACGACACCAAGACCTACGACAACGGCTCCAAGGTGGTCCCGGCCTACCTGCTCACGCCGGTCAGCGTCGACAAGACCAACTACAAGGAGGCGGTCGTCGACTCCGGCTACATCAAGGAAAGCGACCTCAAGTAA
- the mmsA gene encoding multiple monosaccharide ABC transporter ATP-binding protein gives MAGPVLEMRSIVKTFPGVKALSDVTLTVQQGEVHAICGENGAGKSTLMKVLSGVHPHGTYEGDILFEGDVCEFKDIRASEHRGIVIIHQELALSPFLSLAENIFLGNEHAKGGFIDWRETLRHATELLRRVGLSDHPDTRVADIGVGKQQLVEIAKALSKRVKLLILDEPTAALNDEDSDKLLDLILELKKQGITSIIISHKLNEIRKVADSVTILRDGQTIETLDVKAPETTEDRIISGMVGRDLEHRFPDRTPHEPEEGAAPALEIRNWTAHHPIDQQRKVVDDVSIQVRRGEIVGIAGLMGAGRTELAMSVFGRTYGRYAGGTVLKDGKEIRTKSVPEAVKHGIAYVTEDRKHYGLNLIDTINRNISLSALGKVAKRGVVDEHEERQVAEGFRKSMNIKAPTVFEPVGKLSGGNQQKVVLSKWIFAGPDVLILDEPTRGIDVGAKYEIYTVIDQLAAQGKAVVFISSELPELLGMCDRIYTMAAGRLTGEFSRAEASQESLMRQMTKDKEVSR, from the coding sequence ATGGCGGGACCCGTCCTGGAAATGCGCTCGATCGTCAAGACCTTTCCCGGCGTCAAGGCGCTGTCGGACGTCACACTGACCGTCCAGCAGGGCGAGGTCCACGCCATCTGTGGGGAGAACGGCGCCGGTAAGTCGACCCTGATGAAGGTCCTCTCCGGCGTCCACCCGCACGGCACCTACGAAGGGGACATCCTCTTCGAGGGAGATGTCTGCGAGTTCAAGGACATCCGGGCGAGCGAGCACCGCGGCATCGTCATCATCCACCAGGAGCTGGCGCTGTCGCCGTTCCTCTCCCTCGCGGAGAACATCTTCCTCGGCAACGAGCACGCCAAGGGCGGGTTCATCGACTGGCGGGAGACCCTGCGGCACGCCACCGAGCTGCTGCGCCGGGTAGGACTCAGCGACCACCCGGACACCCGCGTCGCCGACATCGGCGTGGGCAAGCAGCAGCTCGTGGAGATCGCGAAGGCGCTGTCGAAGAGGGTGAAGCTGCTCATCCTGGATGAGCCGACCGCCGCCCTGAACGACGAGGACAGCGACAAACTCCTGGATCTGATCCTGGAGTTGAAGAAGCAGGGCATCACCTCGATCATCATCTCCCACAAGCTCAACGAGATCCGCAAGGTCGCCGACTCGGTGACGATCCTCCGCGACGGCCAGACCATCGAGACGCTCGATGTGAAGGCGCCGGAGACCACCGAGGACCGGATCATCAGCGGGATGGTCGGCCGGGACCTGGAGCACCGCTTCCCCGACCGCACCCCGCACGAGCCGGAGGAAGGCGCGGCCCCCGCGCTGGAGATCCGCAACTGGACCGCGCACCACCCGATCGACCAGCAGCGCAAGGTCGTCGACGACGTGTCGATCCAGGTGCGGCGCGGTGAGATCGTCGGCATCGCGGGCCTGATGGGCGCCGGCCGCACCGAGCTCGCGATGAGCGTCTTCGGGCGCACGTACGGCCGTTACGCCGGCGGCACGGTCCTCAAGGACGGCAAGGAGATCCGTACGAAGTCCGTCCCCGAGGCGGTCAAGCACGGCATCGCCTACGTCACGGAGGACCGCAAGCACTACGGCCTCAACCTCATCGACACCATCAACCGCAACATCTCGCTCAGCGCGCTGGGCAAGGTCGCCAAGCGGGGCGTGGTCGACGAGCACGAGGAGCGGCAGGTCGCCGAGGGCTTCCGCAAGTCCATGAACATCAAGGCGCCGACCGTCTTCGAACCGGTGGGCAAGCTGTCCGGCGGCAACCAGCAGAAGGTCGTCCTCAGCAAGTGGATCTTCGCCGGTCCCGATGTGCTGATCCTGGACGAGCCGACGCGTGGCATCGACGTCGGTGCCAAGTACGAGATCTACACGGTCATCGACCAGCTGGCCGCCCAGGGCAAGGCGGTCGTCTTCATCTCCTCCGAGCTGCCGGAGCTGCTCGGCATGTGTGACCGCATCTACACGATGGCCGCGGGGCGGCTGACCGGCGAGTTCTCGCGGGCCGAGGCCTCGCAGGAATCGCTGATGCGTCAGATGACAAAGGACAAAGAGGTATCCCGATGA
- the mmsB gene encoding multiple monosaccharide ABC transporter permease, producing the protein MSTDVTAKTPAPAPPGKSGGAAGDGLLQLVMEGMRRNMRQYGMLIALGLIVVLFAVWTDGDLLLPRNVSNLVLQNSYILILAIGMMLVIIAGHIDLSVGSLTAFVGSMAAVFMVKNDMPWPLAVLLCLAMGALAGAAQGFFIAYGGIPSFIVTLAGMLIFRGLTEIFLEGQTLGPFPEGLQKVSNGFLPEVGPNTNYHNLTLLLGFAMIAFVVFQEFRDRRRQQEFSLDVPPFKLFLLKLVALGAAILTLTMLLASYKGAPIVLLVLGVLLVGFGYVMRNAIIGRHIYAIGGNLPAAKLSGVKDKKVTFLVFLNMGMLAALAGLVFAARFNAASPKAGLNFELEAIAASFIGGASMSGGVGTVLGAIIGGLVLGVLNNGMNLVGIGTDWQQVIKGLVLLAAVGFDVWNKRKVGS; encoded by the coding sequence ATGAGCACGGATGTGACCGCCAAGACCCCGGCCCCCGCGCCGCCGGGCAAGAGCGGAGGGGCCGCGGGCGACGGCCTGCTCCAGCTGGTGATGGAGGGCATGCGCCGCAACATGCGGCAGTACGGCATGCTGATCGCCCTCGGCCTGATCGTGGTGCTGTTCGCCGTGTGGACCGACGGCGACCTGCTGCTGCCGCGCAACGTCTCCAACCTGGTGCTGCAGAACAGCTACATCCTGATCCTCGCGATCGGCATGATGCTGGTCATCATCGCGGGCCACATCGACCTGTCGGTCGGCTCGTTGACGGCGTTCGTCGGCTCGATGGCGGCCGTGTTCATGGTCAAGAACGACATGCCATGGCCACTCGCCGTCCTCCTCTGCCTGGCGATGGGCGCCCTCGCGGGTGCCGCACAAGGGTTCTTCATCGCGTACGGCGGCATACCATCCTTCATCGTGACCCTCGCGGGCATGCTGATCTTCCGCGGTCTGACGGAGATCTTCCTGGAGGGCCAGACGCTCGGCCCGTTCCCGGAGGGTCTGCAGAAGGTCTCCAACGGCTTCCTGCCCGAGGTCGGCCCGAACACCAACTACCACAACCTCACCCTCTTGCTGGGCTTCGCGATGATCGCGTTCGTGGTCTTCCAGGAGTTCCGGGACCGCCGCCGGCAGCAGGAGTTCTCCCTCGACGTCCCGCCCTTCAAGCTGTTCCTGCTGAAGCTGGTCGCGCTCGGCGCCGCCATCCTCACGCTGACGATGCTGCTGGCCAGCTACAAGGGCGCCCCGATCGTGCTGCTCGTCCTGGGCGTGCTGCTCGTCGGCTTCGGCTACGTCATGCGCAACGCGATCATCGGCCGCCACATCTACGCCATCGGCGGCAACCTGCCCGCGGCCAAGCTGTCGGGTGTGAAGGACAAGAAGGTCACCTTCCTGGTCTTCCTGAACATGGGCATGCTCGCGGCCCTGGCGGGTCTGGTCTTCGCCGCCCGCTTCAACGCGGCCTCTCCCAAGGCCGGCCTCAACTTCGAGCTGGAGGCGATCGCGGCCTCGTTCATCGGCGGCGCGTCGATGAGCGGCGGCGTCGGTACCGTCCTCGGCGCGATCATCGGTGGCCTGGTCCTGGGCGTGCTGAACAACGGCATGAACCTCGTCGGCATCGGCACCGACTGGCAGCAGGTCATCAAGGGCCTGGTGCTGCTGGCGGCGGTCGGGTTCGACGTGTGGAACAAGCGCAAGGTCGGTTCGTAA
- a CDS encoding histidinol-phosphate transaminase, whose amino-acid sequence MADNVTSLFRSTAAHSPSMAALTREGGDGAGPVDFCIPCNPYFPTPEMFADMGARLRDIITYYPSSADTITAELCSLLQLPPQCVAMGNGSTELITWIDHLMVRESLAIPVPTFGRWTDQPMETGKRVDMFPLQESSGFALDLAQYAEFIRARGTRVAVICNPNNPDGGYLHKHALVQFMDAMADLDLVIIDESFLEFADAEQDPSVVQEAMLRPNVIVLRSLGKNFGLHGIRFGYLVANPALAGMVRTMLPKWNLNAFAEHVVFMLKNHGPEYAQSLHQVRRDRLDMASQLSALPGLTVYPSQGNFLFVRLPVGAEGTVVRDRLLTEHRILVRECGNKIGSSSRFLRLVVRPQVDVRRLVSGLEQVLYGSRRGAAVPELGTGTNYSSGTAAVDRLVSSTNGAGMQGLAAQAMGMGAGMPAAAQPQPQPAAAGMPMPAPVPVAPGPVPVAPAPAPVPAPAPMPAPAPPAPAPFPSPLAPAAAAIPGPTPPGVPARGGLTAAQVRGTTGPGLAPAPATGWPNSQSWPNAAGMGQVG is encoded by the coding sequence ATGGCCGACAACGTCACCTCGCTGTTCCGCAGCACCGCGGCACACAGCCCGTCGATGGCGGCGCTGACGCGTGAGGGCGGCGACGGGGCCGGTCCGGTCGACTTCTGCATCCCCTGCAACCCGTACTTCCCGACACCGGAGATGTTCGCGGACATGGGGGCACGGCTGCGGGACATCATCACCTACTACCCGAGCAGCGCCGACACCATCACGGCCGAGCTGTGCAGCCTGCTCCAACTCCCGCCGCAGTGCGTGGCGATGGGCAACGGCTCCACGGAGCTGATCACCTGGATCGACCACCTGATGGTCCGTGAGTCCCTCGCCATCCCCGTCCCCACGTTCGGCCGCTGGACCGACCAGCCGATGGAGACCGGCAAGCGGGTCGACATGTTCCCCCTGCAGGAGTCCAGCGGCTTCGCCCTGGACCTCGCGCAGTACGCCGAGTTCATCCGGGCCAGGGGCACACGGGTCGCGGTGATCTGCAACCCGAACAACCCCGACGGCGGCTACCTCCACAAGCACGCGCTCGTACAGTTCATGGACGCGATGGCCGACCTGGACCTGGTCATCATCGACGAGTCGTTCCTGGAGTTCGCGGACGCCGAGCAGGATCCGTCGGTGGTCCAGGAGGCGATGCTGCGCCCGAACGTCATCGTGCTGCGCAGCCTCGGCAAGAACTTCGGCCTGCACGGCATCCGCTTCGGCTACCTGGTCGCCAACCCGGCGCTCGCGGGCATGGTCCGCACGATGCTGCCGAAGTGGAACCTCAACGCCTTCGCCGAGCACGTGGTGTTCATGCTCAAGAACCACGGCCCCGAGTACGCGCAGAGCCTCCATCAGGTGCGCCGGGACCGCCTCGACATGGCCAGCCAGCTCTCCGCGCTGCCCGGTCTGACGGTCTACCCGTCCCAGGGCAACTTCCTCTTCGTGCGCCTCCCCGTCGGCGCGGAAGGCACCGTGGTCCGGGACCGGCTGCTCACCGAGCACCGGATCCTGGTCCGCGAGTGCGGCAACAAGATCGGTTCGTCCAGCCGCTTCCTGCGCCTCGTGGTGCGCCCCCAGGTGGACGTGCGTCGCCTGGTGTCCGGCCTGGAGCAGGTGCTCTACGGGTCCAGGAGGGGAGCCGCCGTACCCGAGCTGGGTACCGGGACCAACTACAGCTCGGGTACGGCGGCCGTGGACCGGTTGGTCAGCTCCACCAATGGCGCGGGTATGCAGGGGCTCGCCGCGCAGGCCATGGGCATGGGGGCGGGGATGCCCGCGGCGGCTCAACCGCAGCCGCAGCCGGCCGCCGCCGGTATGCCGATGCCGGCTCCGGTTCCGGTGGCTCCGGGGCCGGTTCCGGTGGCTCCGGCCCCGGCGCCGGTGCCCGCCCCGGCTCCCATGCCCGCCCCCGCCCCGCCCGCTCCGGCGCCGTTCCCCTCGCCTTTGGCGCCGGCTGCGGCGGCGATTCCCGGGCCCACCCCGCCGGGGGTGCCGGCTCGGGGTGGGCTTACGGCCGCGCAGGTGCGGGGTACTACGGGGCCGGGACTCGCCCCCGCACCGGCCACCGGATGGCCCAACAGTCAGAGTTGGCCGAATGCGGCGGGGATGGGGCAGGTCGGGTAG
- a CDS encoding family 43 glycosylhydrolase, with product MARRLLTLLAALLLAFSIGQPSASAASFANPVKTQKGADPWISYYNGNYYMVTTSWTDVITMRKSTTLAGLATAPSVQVWKGDAASRCCNIWAPEIHFLGGRWYLYYVAGQNISDYNPTQRTHVLESAGSDPMGPYTYKNQLNSVWMLDATVATINNQLYLFGSATGGGTQNIVAARMSNPYTLATGFSTVSTPTYDWERNGTVNEGPEILQRGGKTFLIYSGSGCWTPDYKLGQLTLTGSDPLSASSWTKKSTPVFQRSDANGVYGPGHNGFFTSPDGTENWIVYHANDSASDGCDNGRTTRAQKFTWNSDGTPNFGTPVRLGASLAGPSGEPSSVSTTYTIVNRNSGKCLDVAGSSTADGANVQQWTCGGGNNQKWRLEDLGDDTHRLVNVASGKALDTENCSSADGADLRQWSWLNNTCQRFRFIATDSGYVQIANQATGKVADVANCGTADGADVRQWTWLNNTCQQWRLNPA from the coding sequence ATGGCCCGTCGCCTACTGACCCTGCTGGCAGCACTGTTGCTGGCCTTCTCGATCGGGCAGCCGTCCGCGAGCGCGGCCTCCTTCGCCAACCCGGTCAAGACCCAGAAGGGCGCCGACCCCTGGATCTCGTACTACAACGGCAACTACTACATGGTGACGACGAGTTGGACCGACGTCATCACCATGCGCAAGTCCACCACCCTGGCCGGCCTCGCCACCGCCCCCAGCGTGCAGGTGTGGAAGGGGGACGCGGCGAGCCGCTGCTGCAACATCTGGGCGCCCGAGATCCACTTCCTGGGCGGCCGCTGGTACCTGTACTACGTCGCCGGGCAGAACATCTCCGACTACAACCCGACCCAGCGCACCCATGTGCTGGAGAGCGCCGGTTCCGACCCCATGGGGCCGTACACCTACAAGAACCAGCTCAACTCCGTCTGGATGCTGGACGCGACGGTGGCGACCATCAACAACCAGCTGTACCTCTTCGGCAGCGCGACCGGCGGCGGCACGCAGAACATCGTCGCGGCCCGGATGTCGAACCCGTACACCCTCGCCACCGGCTTCTCCACCGTCTCCACGCCGACCTACGACTGGGAGCGCAACGGCACGGTCAACGAGGGGCCGGAGATCCTCCAGCGCGGCGGCAAGACCTTCCTCATCTACTCGGGAAGCGGCTGCTGGACCCCCGACTACAAGCTCGGCCAGCTGACGCTCACCGGCTCCGACCCCCTGTCGGCCTCCTCCTGGACCAAGAAGTCCACACCGGTCTTCCAGCGCAGTGACGCGAACGGCGTGTACGGCCCCGGTCACAACGGCTTCTTCACGTCCCCCGACGGCACCGAGAACTGGATCGTCTACCACGCCAACGACAGCGCGAGCGACGGCTGCGACAACGGCCGTACGACACGGGCGCAGAAGTTCACCTGGAACTCCGACGGCACCCCGAACTTCGGCACCCCTGTCCGTCTCGGCGCCTCCCTCGCCGGCCCCTCCGGGGAGCCGTCCAGCGTCTCCACGACGTACACGATCGTCAACCGCAACAGCGGCAAGTGCCTGGACGTGGCCGGGAGTTCGACCGCCGACGGCGCCAATGTCCAGCAGTGGACGTGCGGCGGCGGCAACAACCAGAAGTGGCGCCTGGAGGACCTGGGGGACGACACCCACCGGTTGGTCAACGTCGCCAGCGGCAAGGCTCTCGACACCGAGAACTGCTCCTCCGCCGACGGTGCCGACCTGCGCCAGTGGTCCTGGCTGAACAACACCTGCCAGCGCTTCCGCTTCATCGCCACGGACAGCGGCTACGTCCAGATCGCCAACCAGGCCACGGGCAAGGTGGCCGACGTGGCGAACTGCGGAACGGCGGACGGTGCGGACGTACGCCAGTGGACGTGGCTGAACAACACCTGCCAACAGTGGCGCCTGAACCCGGCCTAG
- a CDS encoding arabinan endo-1,5-alpha-L-arabinosidase — MSRTSRTLRKRTALLAFPTAALLALIPSTASAYPNPGRVTGSVVTHDPTMIRTSSGQYLLYATGGGIASKASSDRTAFSAGADAFGSRPGWWSTYSSVPEAWAPDISYQGGKYLMYYSVSKFGSNTSAIGLATSSTGRPGSWSDQGTVYTSSSASDYNAIDPNLFVDGDGKWWLSFGSWWTGIKMIQINPSTGKQLSSNTTRYSLASRPTGTKAVEAPYIVKRGGYYYLFASYDTCCAGTSSTYKVKVGRATSVTGPYVDKNGVSMMNNGGTAVLESHGSVIGPGGQSIMNDSDGDLIVYHYYDGNDNGTPKLGINLLNWSTGWPVAY; from the coding sequence ATGAGCCGCACGAGCCGCACTCTCCGCAAACGAACCGCCCTCCTCGCCTTCCCCACCGCCGCCCTCCTCGCCCTGATCCCCTCCACGGCGTCGGCCTACCCCAACCCCGGCCGGGTCACCGGCTCCGTCGTCACGCACGACCCGACGATGATCCGCACCTCGTCCGGCCAGTACCTGCTGTACGCCACCGGCGGTGGCATCGCCAGCAAGGCGTCGTCCGACCGCACCGCCTTCAGCGCGGGCGCCGACGCCTTCGGCAGCCGCCCCGGCTGGTGGTCGACCTACTCCTCCGTGCCGGAGGCCTGGGCGCCCGACATCTCGTACCAGGGCGGCAAGTACCTGATGTACTACTCGGTCTCGAAGTTCGGCTCGAACACCTCCGCCATCGGCCTCGCCACCTCCAGCACCGGCCGGCCGGGCAGCTGGAGCGACCAGGGCACCGTCTACACCTCCAGCTCCGCCAGCGACTACAACGCCATCGACCCCAACCTCTTCGTCGACGGCGACGGCAAGTGGTGGCTGTCCTTCGGCAGTTGGTGGACCGGCATCAAGATGATCCAGATCAACCCGTCCACCGGGAAGCAGCTCTCCTCCAACACCACCCGGTACTCGCTCGCCTCCCGCCCGACCGGCACCAAGGCCGTCGAGGCGCCCTACATCGTCAAGCGGGGCGGCTACTACTACCTCTTCGCCTCCTACGACACCTGCTGTGCCGGCACCAGCTCCACCTACAAGGTCAAGGTCGGCCGCGCCACCAGCGTCACCGGGCCGTACGTCGACAAGAACGGCGTCTCGATGATGAACAACGGCGGGACTGCGGTCCTGGAGTCGCACGGCAGCGTCATCGGCCCCGGCGGACAGTCGATCATGAACGACTCCGACGGCGACCTGATCGTCTACCACTACTACGACGGCAACGACAACGGCACGCCCAAGCTGGGCATCAACCTTCTGAACTGGAGCACCGGATGGCCCGTCGCCTACTGA
- a CDS encoding dynamin family protein translates to MMPLNEARDELQHLLDRCQQWLRMVEEASDLLPEADDLESEIEQMEALSTRALSSMLKVALLGRQSSGKSFLISGLQGGLEYRRLIDEDGEQSDEYIGILPSSASPTTACPTTVIPAGDDPTVDAGERGLLLVKFKGVAGWTKIGKDLHRAEVAAYAAADGNRADRHAEHVNEQVERVQLLISKARLPIELFDLPGSESEDEERDEIMYEAWKEADCFIYVSQATEALTANELRLIRDLYAHAVPAKKRVLWVLSGIDRAAQIEHNQAAWKNVLATNNQYLHNRYRKSEAFIGDGFLPVSAALEAQAEFEEAKGGDGSTLRRRGRMGELRDRLQDLMESGAGHKHLKQVGDEAGWLVRGRRRTIADLLDVHRVTVDNMEAERNRLREQLEGMDDSLVRMRAELNDELDRRIRKAQRPFGNLADELHRGLDDLIDAGNLSAEHVNDVDVRHVQVFNEWMTAPEGPGTLWEQERAALDDSARLFLRSEFGEDTQSQLVGPEPLDLDAIPLQSDGDTPWRAYGMVQAWANTLGVASPLAGGAVWLTTSLSLATIAVPVGAAILTAIGIARITDALRERESKIQQARKERKEMIDEQAKEARTGFEEMVRNDGRRVIDAAEEYHHRHRSRLRATLEEIVQRINADDTARSREIVARLTPVEERGRAIGTDIQNLLDRNRTD, encoded by the coding sequence ATGATGCCGCTGAACGAAGCCCGGGACGAATTGCAGCATCTGCTGGACCGTTGCCAGCAGTGGTTGCGGATGGTTGAGGAGGCGTCGGATCTCCTCCCCGAGGCCGACGACCTGGAGTCGGAGATCGAACAGATGGAGGCCCTGAGCACCCGCGCCCTGTCGTCCATGCTCAAGGTGGCGCTGCTGGGGCGGCAGTCCTCCGGTAAGAGCTTTCTGATCAGCGGCCTCCAAGGCGGCCTGGAATACCGAAGGCTCATCGACGAGGACGGCGAACAGTCGGACGAATACATCGGCATCCTGCCCTCGTCGGCGAGCCCGACCACCGCCTGCCCCACGACGGTCATCCCTGCGGGGGACGATCCCACGGTCGACGCGGGAGAACGGGGGCTGCTGCTGGTCAAGTTCAAGGGGGTGGCCGGCTGGACGAAGATCGGCAAGGATCTGCACCGCGCCGAAGTGGCCGCCTACGCGGCGGCGGACGGCAACAGGGCGGACCGCCACGCGGAGCACGTCAACGAGCAGGTCGAGCGAGTGCAGCTCCTCATCTCCAAAGCGCGTCTGCCGATAGAGCTCTTCGATCTGCCCGGCTCGGAGTCCGAGGACGAGGAACGCGACGAGATCATGTACGAGGCCTGGAAGGAGGCCGACTGCTTCATCTACGTGAGCCAGGCCACCGAGGCCCTCACCGCAAACGAACTGCGCCTGATCCGGGATCTGTACGCCCACGCCGTGCCCGCCAAGAAGCGGGTTCTGTGGGTCCTCTCCGGGATCGACCGGGCAGCACAGATCGAGCACAACCAGGCGGCCTGGAAGAACGTACTGGCCACCAACAACCAGTACCTGCACAACCGTTATCGCAAGTCCGAGGCCTTCATCGGAGACGGTTTCCTGCCCGTCTCGGCGGCCTTGGAGGCCCAGGCCGAGTTCGAGGAGGCCAAGGGGGGCGACGGAAGCACGCTCAGACGCCGGGGCCGCATGGGCGAACTGCGCGACCGGCTCCAGGACCTGATGGAGTCCGGAGCCGGGCACAAACATCTGAAACAGGTCGGGGACGAGGCCGGCTGGCTCGTCCGGGGCAGACGGCGAACGATCGCCGACCTGCTCGACGTTCACCGTGTGACTGTGGACAACATGGAGGCTGAGCGAAACCGCCTCCGTGAACAGCTGGAGGGTATGGACGACTCCCTCGTACGGATGCGGGCGGAGCTGAACGACGAACTCGACCGCAGGATCCGCAAGGCCCAACGGCCTTTCGGGAACCTGGCGGACGAACTGCACCGGGGACTGGACGACTTGATCGACGCCGGCAACCTCAGCGCCGAGCATGTCAATGATGTCGACGTCCGCCATGTCCAGGTCTTCAACGAGTGGATGACGGCCCCCGAAGGACCCGGCACGCTCTGGGAGCAGGAACGCGCGGCACTCGACGATAGTGCCCGTCTGTTCCTGCGGTCGGAGTTCGGCGAGGACACCCAGTCCCAGCTGGTCGGGCCCGAGCCGCTCGACCTCGACGCCATCCCGCTGCAGTCGGACGGGGACACCCCCTGGCGGGCGTACGGCATGGTCCAGGCGTGGGCGAACACCCTCGGTGTCGCCAGCCCCCTCGCCGGCGGAGCGGTATGGCTGACGACCAGTCTCAGTCTCGCCACCATCGCGGTCCCGGTCGGGGCGGCCATCCTCACCGCCATCGGTATCGCCCGGATCACGGACGCCCTCAGAGAGCGGGAGTCCAAGATCCAGCAAGCCCGTAAGGAACGCAAGGAGATGATCGACGAGCAGGCGAAGGAGGCCCGCACCGGTTTCGAGGAGATGGTGCGCAACGACGGCCGGCGCGTGATCGACGCGGCCGAGGAGTACCACCACCGGCACAGGTCCCGGCTGCGCGCGACGCTGGAGGAGATCGTGCAGCGCATCAACGCGGACGACACCGCCAGGAGCCGCGAGATCGTCGCGCGCCTGACGCCGGTCGAGGAACGGGGCCGGGCCATCGGCACCGACATCCAGAACCTGCTCGACCGCAACAGGACGGACTGA
- a CDS encoding ATP-binding protein, whose translation MPAPLTPQPPVTVRTFTQRLSATPRGARLARHLSLNQLHAWGIPHGTNASDAVAVIVAELAANAVTHGRVPGRDFELRLSLPTGSIRIEVSDTRTEPRPPKPGDVRRPHPLDEHGRGLVLADVLADRWEVLDRQPPGKTVRAEVDVPYWSALFRPAAGR comes from the coding sequence ATGCCAGCACCGCTCACCCCCCAACCCCCGGTCACCGTACGTACGTTCACCCAGCGCCTCAGCGCCACCCCCCGAGGCGCCCGCCTCGCCCGGCACCTATCCCTGAACCAGCTCCACGCCTGGGGCATCCCGCACGGCACCAACGCCTCCGATGCCGTCGCCGTGATCGTCGCCGAACTCGCCGCCAACGCAGTGACCCACGGCCGAGTCCCGGGCCGGGACTTCGAGCTGCGTCTGTCGCTCCCGACGGGCAGCATCCGCATCGAGGTCAGCGACACCCGTACCGAACCTCGTCCTCCGAAACCCGGCGACGTACGGCGCCCCCACCCCCTCGACGAGCACGGCCGCGGACTCGTCCTCGCGGACGTGCTCGCCGACCGTTGGGAGGTGTTGGACCGTCAGCCGCCCGGCAAGACCGTCCGTGCGGAGGTCGACGTGCCGTACTGGTCAGCCCTCTTCAGGCCCGCGGCGGGGCGGTGA